The following coding sequences lie in one Vibrio toranzoniae genomic window:
- a CDS encoding GntP family permease — MDGALIGIVIGILAMMGMIIKTRIPVALAMIIASIIMGLFAGMAPTELINAIKAGFGGVLGGIGLIIAFGVIMGACFERSGAAVRMAKTFVKLCGKGREDLALGFTGVLVAIPVFCDSAYIILHSLVRAISRDTGKSAVGLGVTLALGLLITHALVPPTPGPVAVAGILGVDLGEYMLWGLMVSIPMMLLSMIYIRRVGNEYYRVPNGETWITNQADWANLEKVKDTNDRALPSNFLSFGPILLPIAFILINTLVGQGDTALHSVISLIGNPVVAVGIGVLMALYGLTRHIERKDMVSSMDDALSTTGLILVVTGCGGAMGAVLKASGAGPQVAEAIASSGIPPLLVPLAIASMLRLIQGSATASMMVAATMTLPLVETLGLDPVFVALACAVGPVGFSHLNDSYFHIINRTLGITELADQIKIWSVSSTVAWAIGASIIMILNLIFGKGGTLIDPLIPIAVLGAVFVWLKSKEKSQVNPATAN, encoded by the coding sequence ATGGATGGAGCACTGATAGGCATCGTGATTGGCATTTTAGCCATGATGGGCATGATTATAAAAACAAGAATTCCAGTGGCGCTTGCTATGATTATCGCAAGTATCATCATGGGCCTGTTTGCTGGAATGGCACCCACAGAACTTATTAATGCAATCAAAGCGGGCTTTGGTGGCGTTCTTGGTGGTATCGGTTTAATTATCGCGTTTGGCGTGATCATGGGCGCATGTTTTGAGCGGTCTGGCGCTGCTGTAAGAATGGCAAAAACGTTTGTAAAGTTATGTGGTAAAGGTCGCGAAGACTTGGCGCTTGGTTTTACCGGTGTACTTGTTGCTATCCCAGTATTTTGTGACTCTGCGTACATCATTTTGCATTCTCTTGTTCGTGCAATCTCACGTGATACAGGTAAGTCAGCGGTAGGTTTGGGGGTGACATTAGCGCTAGGCTTATTGATCACTCATGCACTTGTGCCGCCAACACCTGGCCCAGTTGCTGTTGCAGGTATTCTAGGCGTTGATCTCGGTGAATACATGCTGTGGGGCTTGATGGTTTCGATTCCTATGATGCTACTTTCGATGATTTACATTCGCCGAGTAGGTAACGAGTATTATCGCGTACCAAACGGTGAAACATGGATTACTAACCAAGCTGATTGGGCAAACCTTGAAAAAGTAAAAGACACAAATGACAGAGCGCTACCAAGTAACTTTTTATCATTCGGTCCAATTCTGCTGCCAATCGCATTCATCCTAATCAATACGCTTGTTGGTCAAGGTGACACTGCACTGCACAGCGTTATTTCGTTGATTGGTAACCCTGTGGTAGCCGTTGGTATCGGTGTTCTTATGGCGCTATACGGTCTTACTCGCCACATCGAACGTAAAGACATGGTTAGCTCGATGGATGATGCATTGTCTACAACTGGCTTGATCCTTGTTGTTACGGGGTGTGGTGGTGCAATGGGTGCGGTACTTAAAGCTTCTGGCGCTGGTCCCCAAGTGGCTGAAGCGATTGCAAGCAGCGGTATCCCACCACTACTTGTGCCATTGGCGATTGCATCTATGCTTCGTTTAATCCAAGGTTCAGCAACAGCTTCTATGATGGTTGCAGCAACTATGACGTTGCCATTGGTTGAAACTCTAGGCCTAGACCCTGTATTTGTTGCGCTTGCTTGTGCTGTTGGCCCTGTCGGTTTCTCACACTTAAACGACTCTTACTTCCATATTATTAACCGTACTTTAGGTATTACCGAACTTGCTGACCAAATTAAGATCTGGTCTGTATCTTCAACCGTCGCATGGGCGATTGGTGCAAGTATCATCATGATCCTGAACCTTATCTTTGGTAAAGGTGGTACGTTGATTGACCCTCTTATCCCAATCGCGGTTCTAGGTGCTGTATTTGTATGGCTAAAATCAAAAGAGAAATCACAAGTAAATCCAGCAACTGCTAACTAA
- a CDS encoding glycerate kinase has translation MKIVIAPDSFKESLSAVSVAACIEKGFREIFPDADYVTLPLADGGEGTVDVLLQGLAGQKRTHQVQGPLGEQINAEWAMLEASDSNPNKTALIEIAAASGLDLLTPEQRDPLLASSFGTGLLILEAIEEGAQTIIIGLGGSATNDGGAGIVQALGGRLLDNKGHELNRGGAALSKLASIDLTGLDTRCADVELIVACDVDNPLCGENGASYIFGPQKGATPEQVLLLDKAIANFAQIAESQGCVGGDDPVHKRAGYGAAGGAPMGLGLLFDMQMKPGIEMVLDVLQADEVLKDADLVITGEGQMDNQTLQGKTPYGIAKRASLQGIPTIGVAGSLGSEVEALYGEMSSLFGTVRSPQPLNQVLQEADSNLTRTARNIAATLKLGQEIIE, from the coding sequence ATGAAAATTGTTATTGCACCAGACTCGTTTAAAGAATCTTTATCGGCGGTATCGGTGGCGGCGTGTATTGAAAAGGGCTTTCGTGAAATCTTCCCAGACGCTGATTATGTGACCTTACCTTTGGCTGATGGGGGTGAAGGTACGGTAGATGTATTGCTGCAAGGTTTGGCTGGGCAAAAACGAACGCATCAAGTGCAAGGGCCATTGGGTGAGCAGATTAATGCCGAATGGGCGATGCTCGAAGCTTCAGATAGCAACCCCAATAAAACCGCACTCATTGAAATTGCTGCCGCATCTGGCTTGGATTTACTGACTCCAGAGCAGCGTGATCCTTTGCTAGCTTCGTCTTTCGGTACAGGGCTGCTGATTTTAGAAGCGATAGAAGAGGGTGCTCAAACCATCATAATTGGATTGGGTGGCAGTGCGACCAATGATGGTGGTGCCGGCATTGTTCAAGCTTTGGGTGGCCGACTACTGGATAACAAAGGACATGAACTTAACCGAGGTGGTGCAGCACTCTCAAAGCTAGCATCAATAGATCTTACAGGCCTAGATACGCGCTGCGCTGATGTCGAGTTGATTGTGGCATGCGATGTTGATAACCCACTGTGTGGTGAGAATGGTGCTAGCTATATTTTCGGCCCACAAAAAGGAGCGACACCTGAGCAAGTCTTACTGCTTGATAAAGCGATAGCGAATTTTGCACAAATTGCTGAATCGCAAGGTTGCGTTGGTGGTGATGACCCCGTTCATAAGCGTGCTGGTTATGGTGCGGCTGGTGGTGCGCCTATGGGGCTTGGTTTGTTATTTGATATGCAGATGAAGCCCGGTATCGAGATGGTACTCGATGTTTTACAAGCCGACGAAGTATTGAAGGACGCAGACCTTGTGATTACAGGTGAAGGGCAAATGGACAACCAAACCCTACAAGGAAAAACACCTTATGGCATTGCTAAACGTGCGAGCTTACAAGGCATTCCAACCATAGGGGTTGCTGGATCTTTAGGCTCCGAAGTTGAAGCGCTTTACGGTGAAATGAGCAGCCTGTTCGGCACGGTACGTTCCCCTCAACCTCTCAATCAGGTATTGCAAGAAGCGGATAGTAACCTAACACGAACCGCGAGAAATATTGCTGCAACATTAAAATTAGGCCAGGAAATCATTGAATAA